GTGTCGCAGACGCGCTCCACCGGCGCGGATTTGAAGCGCTTGCCGACAGGAAATCCGGTAGCCAGGCCCTGGTGGGTCGCTTCGCCGACGATCATCGAAGGCGAGTACTCGGTCATAAAGCCCGCAGGAAACTCTGCCGTGCGCACGTAGAAGTCCTCGAGCTCGGAGGGGTTCTCGAACTCTTCGGGCTTCTTCGCCATCAGGGACGACCACAACTTGTCGAAGTCGATGAGGTTCTTCGCAACAACCTGCCGTTCGGCCGAGTAGGTGGAGAGCAGGCTCTCTGGGCTGCGGCCGTCAAGTACGTGACCGAGTTTCCAGCCGATGTTAAAGCCGTCCTGCATGGAGACGTTCATACCCTGGCCGGCCTTGGCACTGTGTGTGTGGCAGGCATCGCCGGTGATGAACACGCGCGGCGCGCGGATGCCGAGCTCCGCCGGAAGGACGTCGTCGAACCGGTCGGTAAGGCGGTGGCCCACCTCGTACACGCTGTGCCAGGCGACATTGCGCACGTCGAGAACGTAGGGGTGGAGGATTGCGCCGGCCTTGGCGATGATCTGCTCGATGGTGGTGTTGCGCACGGCGCCGTTGTCAGCCGGGTCTACCTCGCCGAGGTCGACGTACATTCGGAACAGGTGGCCGCCCTCGCGCGGGATGAGCAGGATGCTGCCACCCGTACCGGACTGGATGGCGCACTTGGTCCGGATGTCGGGGAAGTCCGTGCCGGCAACAACGTCCATAACCCCCCACGCGTGATTGGCTTTGTCGCCGGCGAGCGTGCAGCCGATCGAGTCGCGGACTTTGCTCCGGGCCCCATCCGCCCCCACAACGTACTTGGCACGGACAATCCGCTCGGTGCCTGCGTCGGGACCATCAGTATGGAGCAGCGTCACACTGACGGGGTATTCGCCGTCGCCGGCGACCTCAAGGCCCTGGAATTCCAGGCCAAAATCGGGGGCCATGCGGGTGGGCGCATTGGCCATAAACTCGGCGAAGTAGTCCAGCACCCGGGCCTGGTTGACGATCAGGTGCGGGAACTCGCTGATGCCGGCAGGATCGTCGGCGGCACGGGCCGCCCGGACGATGCGGGACGAATCCTTCGGGTCCGGCTTCCAGAACGCCATCTCGGTAATGCGGTAGGCCTCGGCGATGATCCGTTCGGCGAAACCAAAGGCCTGGAAGGTCTCTACGCTCCGGGCCTGGATACCGTCAGCCTGGCCGATGGCGAGCCTGCCACCGCGGCGCTCCACGATCCTTGTGGTCACTGCCGGGAACTGGGAGAGCTGGGCTGCCGCGAGCATCCCGGCGGGCCCCGTTCCGACGATGAGGACGTCGACGTGCTCGGGAAGCTCGGCGGGGCGTTCGATCCCGACGCCGGCGGCCGGCTGGACTCGCGGGTCACCGGATACGTAACCGTGGTGGTGGAACTGCACGGGCTTTCCTCACTTCGTTGTGTGGCGGACTCTCGCCGAGACGGCGTTCGATAATAGAACAGACTGTTCGATAATAGAACTCGAACACTGGTTCCTCACTCTACGGCACCTATGACGCAGGTTACAAGTGCCCAAAAAGATCCGGACGCAGGGGTTGACGACGTGTCCGCTGCGGGGCATTCTTATCGTATACGATTTCGTACTCGATGAGGAGCTACTTTTGGAACAGGTCACCGACCACACCCTGGCCGCGGCCCGCAAAGTCATCGCGGTGCATATTAACTACCCCAGCCGGGCAGCCCAGCGCGGCCGCACCCCCGAGCAGCCGTCCTACTTCCTGAAGCCATCGTCCTCCCTGGCCCTCAGCGGTTCAACGGTGGAGCGTCCGGCCGGGTGCGAACTCCTCGGCTACGAGGGCGAGATTGCGCTGATTATCGGCAAGCCCGCCCGCCGGGTGGGCATCGAGGACGCCTGGAGCCACGTCGAGCGGGTCACGGCCAGCAATGACCTCGGCGTCTATGACCTCCGCTACGCCGACAAGGGCTCCAACCTCCGGTCCAAGGGCGGCGACGGCTTCACCCCCGTCGGGCCCGGACTGCTCGCCGCGGACGCCGTGGACCCGGCCGGCCTGCGGATCCGCACCTGGCACAACGGCCAGCTGGTCCAGGACGACACCACCGGGGACCTGCTGTTCCCGTTCGCCCAGCTGGTCGCGGATCTGTCCCAGCTGCTCACGCTCGAAACGGGCGACATCATCCTGACCGGCACTCCCGCCGGCGCCTCCGTTGCCAAGCCCGGCGACGTCGTCGAAGTGGAAGTCAGCGCCGGCGAACTGACCACCGGCCGGCTCGTGACCACTGTCGTGGACGGCCTGACGCCGTTCGCGGACTTCGGCGCGCAACCGAAGACTGACGATCTCCAGCGCGAGGAGGCCTACGGGTCCCGCGCCGCCGCCGGGCTGCCCGACGTCGGCGGGACGGCGCCGGAACCGGCGTTAACGCCGGAGCTGAAGGCAAAGCTGGCGAGCGTGAGTACCGCTACCCTGTCCTCCCAGCTGCGCAAACGGGGCTTGAATAACGTCAGCATCGACGGCCTGCAGGCCACCCGCCCGGACCAGCGGATCGTGGGCCTGGCCCGGACTCTGCGGTTTGTGCCGAACCGCGAAGATCTTTTCAAGACCCACGGTGGCGGCTTCAACGCGCAGAAGCGCGCCATCGATTCGGTGAACCCGGGCGAAATCCTGGTGATGGAAGCCCGCGGCGAAAAGGGCACCGGAACCATCGGCGATATCCTGGCCCTGCGCGCCCAGGTCCGAGGCGCCGCAGCAATCATCACCGACGGCGGCGTGCGGGACTTCGCCGCCGTCGCCGCGATGGAGATGCCCACCTACTACGCCAACCCGCATCCGGCAGTGCTGGGACGGCGCCACATTCCCTGGGATACTGACGTCACCGTCGCCTGCGGCGGCACCACCGTCCAGCCCGGCGACATCATCGTCGCCGATGCGGACGGCATCCTGGTTATCCCGCCGGCCCTCGCGGCGGAACTCGCAGACGATTCCATTGCACAAGAACGCGAGGAAGTCTTCATTTTCGAGACGGTTCAGCAAGGCCACAGCGTGGACGGGCTTTACCCGCTCAACGCCGCCTGGCGGGCCCGCTACGAAGAATGGGAAGCAGGCAAAGCCCGTGACTGAGACTGCCACCGCCGGAAATGCAGCCGGAACAGGGAACGCGGCCAGCAAGTCAGAAATGGCGTACGCAGTGGTGAAGGCCCGGATCGTGGACGGTACGTACTCCCCCGGCTACCGCCTGGTGCTGGCCAAGATCGCCGAGCATCTCGGCGTCAGTGTGGTCCCGGTCCGCGAGGCTATCCGCCGGCTCGAAGCTGAAGGGCTGGTGACGTTCGAGCGGAACGTCGGGGCCACCGTTTCCGGCATCGACCCCACCGAATACCTCTACACCATGCAGACCCTGAGCATCGTCGAGGGGGCCGCCACAGCCCTGTCAGCTCCGCTGATCGGGGAGGCGGACATTGCCAGGGCACGGGCGGTCAATGCGGAAATGCGGGACTGCCTGGAACACTTCGATCCCGACCGCTTTACCCGGCTTA
This genomic window from Arthrobacter sp. EM1 contains:
- a CDS encoding FAD-binding monooxygenase, with the translated sequence MQFHHHGYVSGDPRVQPAAGVGIERPAELPEHVDVLIVGTGPAGMLAAAQLSQFPAVTTRIVERRGGRLAIGQADGIQARSVETFQAFGFAERIIAEAYRITEMAFWKPDPKDSSRIVRAARAADDPAGISEFPHLIVNQARVLDYFAEFMANAPTRMAPDFGLEFQGLEVAGDGEYPVSVTLLHTDGPDAGTERIVRAKYVVGADGARSKVRDSIGCTLAGDKANHAWGVMDVVAGTDFPDIRTKCAIQSGTGGSILLIPREGGHLFRMYVDLGEVDPADNGAVRNTTIEQIIAKAGAILHPYVLDVRNVAWHSVYEVGHRLTDRFDDVLPAELGIRAPRVFITGDACHTHSAKAGQGMNVSMQDGFNIGWKLGHVLDGRSPESLLSTYSAERQVVAKNLIDFDKLWSSLMAKKPEEFENPSELEDFYVRTAEFPAGFMTEYSPSMIVGEATHQGLATGFPVGKRFKSAPVERVCDTNPLQLGHQAAADGRWRIYVFADQAAAGAPSPTTELAAWLANAPESPLAATPDGADADAWFDVKVIYQQDHTGVDITAVPAVFTPEVGPFRLTYLEKVYGTDPTADIFELRGLDRGGVIVIVRPDQYVANVLPLTATAELGAFFAPLVPVRLTGQASGSALTP
- a CDS encoding fumarylacetoacetate hydrolase family protein, which encodes MEQVTDHTLAAARKVIAVHINYPSRAAQRGRTPEQPSYFLKPSSSLALSGSTVERPAGCELLGYEGEIALIIGKPARRVGIEDAWSHVERVTASNDLGVYDLRYADKGSNLRSKGGDGFTPVGPGLLAADAVDPAGLRIRTWHNGQLVQDDTTGDLLFPFAQLVADLSQLLTLETGDIILTGTPAGASVAKPGDVVEVEVSAGELTTGRLVTTVVDGLTPFADFGAQPKTDDLQREEAYGSRAAAGLPDVGGTAPEPALTPELKAKLASVSTATLSSQLRKRGLNNVSIDGLQATRPDQRIVGLARTLRFVPNREDLFKTHGGGFNAQKRAIDSVNPGEILVMEARGEKGTGTIGDILALRAQVRGAAAIITDGGVRDFAAVAAMEMPTYYANPHPAVLGRRHIPWDTDVTVACGGTTVQPGDIIVADADGILVIPPALAAELADDSIAQEREEVFIFETVQQGHSVDGLYPLNAAWRARYEEWEAGKARD
- a CDS encoding GntR family transcriptional regulator, which encodes MTETATAGNAAGTGNAASKSEMAYAVVKARIVDGTYSPGYRLVLAKIAEHLGVSVVPVREAIRRLEAEGLVTFERNVGATVSGIDPTEYLYTMQTLSIVEGAATALSAPLIGEADIARARAVNAEMRDCLEHFDPDRFTRLNQDFHSVLFEHCPNPHILDLVHRGWNRLASLRSSTFRFVPGRARESVAEHEALLRLIETRAGADAIEKAARSHRSATLDAYLAQAAAPADQTPLSS